The Candidatus Methylomirabilota bacterium DNA segment TTCACGACCTGACTCCAGCGGGCGGGCGCGTTCTTCGCCGGAAAGAGGCGCGCCACAGAAGTCCCACGAGGAGGTCGCGGATGAGGTGGCTGATGGAGTTCTACAACGAGAGGCGGGGGATCTTGGCGCGTTACGGCATTGAGGCGCCGTTGGCAGCGGCGGCGGTACTGTTAGGCCGGAATGCGGTTCTCGCGGAGTATCCATCGACTCCGCGAAGAAGCTGGCTGAGCTTGTTCGAGCGGGCCGAGCGCGTCGGGGGTCAAGACGCAAGCGGGTGGGTCCTCTACCGGATCGTGAAGGACAACGGGCAAGGATCAACGGACGTCGCGCCAGCGCACGTTACCTCGTGATTAGCCTCATTGCGTGCTCACGTCGCTGGCCAAGCTGCTGATCGAGAAGGAGGTCGTGAGTCACGGGGCGATGCCCATCACCGCCGAATCGCAGGTGGACGAGACGATCAAACGCTATCCGAGCACCGGCCCGATCTTCCTCCAGCGTGGTCGCCCCTACGCCGCCCAGCGGGGGCCGGGGCTGACGCTCGGCGAGTACGCCACACTCGGCGGCCTCGCCATCGCACCGCTCCTCGAGCTTCTCAACGCGGCCGCGGAGGCGGAGCAGTTCGCCCAGCAAACCTCACGCAGCTCCCGGTCAGAAGGAGATCAGTCCGGCTGGCGGGAGCGGACTACGCCGATCGGCTCGATCGGCTACACCGAGAGCTATCGCGAGCGCTCTGGGGACGTCGTCGATGTGTCCGTGGTCTCGGTGCAGGAGGCGCGCGGCCCGGAGTAGATCTTCGGATCAGCCGGGTGAGTGCGGCCCCCCGATTTGAAGCAACGACCGGGGACGCCGTCCTGTCTCGTTCGGAGGTGGTCACCCAGCTCGGACACGACGGGTTTCAGCACGCCCCGGCAGCTTCAGGCTTTCCGTCGCCAGCAGGATTTCCATCCCTCCCGATCGTCGTCGAGTCAACACGCCGCTAATCGTGGATCCCGTGGCAAAAGCGTGCGGCGGAGTAAAGGCCTGAGCGCGATCGGTCGCCGGCTTCATCCGGCTAGCTGCTAGGGTGCGAAGCTGGTCAAAGCAGCGGGCGATTTCCCGTGAAGGGGCGGAGCAGGGGAGCCAACACCACTGCGCGAAGGAATGTTCTTGCCGCAGCCTGTCGAGGGTGAGAGGCTGGCGTTGGCCCGTAACAGCAAGCTCTCGGGGAGGGCGACTCATGGCGGTCGGTCCAGGCACACCGAGCCTCGAAGTGCAGATCGCTGACTTCCTCCGGTTGGAGCAGCCCTACACGTACTGCGATGCCTGTCTCGCCTTCGTGCTCCGCCTCGATGTCGAGGCTGTCCGACAGGCAGCGATCAGCATTGCGAGGGGCTTCGCGGGATACGCGCGCCTCGACGGAGAGTGCGACCAATGTGATCGGATGGCGGCGGTCACGTCCGCAGCGTAGCGCCGCCGGTCCCAGCCTGCCCGGGACGCCACCTTCTTCTGAGATCCCGCCGACCTGGACCGCGGACGGACGCCTGACGCCGGGGCCAGCGGGCTACCGAGGATGCGGGGGCGGTGGGGACCGCATGCTAGGCTGGTAAAATGAGCCAGGACCTGCTGCTCGCGATCGGCGTGAGCATCATCGCCGCCGCGCTCTTCGCCCTGCTGGCCCGCGGCGCCCGCCAGCCCCTGATCCTCGGCTACATCCTCGGCGGAGCCGTCCTCGGCCCCCACCTCGGGCTCGGCGTGATCACCGACGAGGCGAGCATCGAGCTGATCTCCGAGATGGGTCTGCTCCTCCTGCTGTTCATCATCGGCCTCGAGATCAGCGTGCCCAGCCTGGCCCAGGCCGGTCGCACCATCATGGTGAGCGGGCTGCTGCAGTTCCCGATCTGCGCGGGTCTGGCCTGGTGGCTGGTGGGCTCGACGGTGGCGGCCCGGACCCGCGGCCCCTTCGACGGGCTCTACCTGGCGATCGCGCTGAGCCTGTCCTCCACCCTCATCGTAGTGAAGCTGCTCTCCGACAAGCTGGAGATCGGCACCTTCGCGGGGCGGGTGACGCTGGGGATCCTGCTCTTCCAGGACCTGTGGGCGATCGGCTTCCTGGCCCTGCAGCCGAGCCTCAGGTCACTGGAGCCGGTACCGCTGTTGGGCTCGCTAGGGGCCGGCGTCGGCCTCGTCGCCACCTGCGGCGTGCTGTCCCGGCTGGTCCTGCCCCGGCTCTTCCGCTCGGTGGCCCGCTCGCACGAGCTGCTGCTGATCACCTCGATCGCCTGGTGCTTTCTGGTGGCCGGGACCGCCGGCTCGCTGGGGCTCTCCAAGGAGATGGGCGCGCTGATCGCCGGCATGGTCATCGCCGCCTTCCCCTACAACACCGAAGTGATCTCGCGGCTGGGCGGCGTGCGCGACTTCTTCGTGACCCTGTTCTTCGTGGCCCTGGGCATGAAGATCCCGGTCCCCTCGCGCTGGCTGCTCCTGCTCGCGGGCGCAACGGCGCTGTTCGTGGTCCTGAGCCGCTTCGCCGCCATCTTTCCCCTCTTTGCCCTGCTGCGGCGCGACACGCGCACCGCCGGGGTGGTGTCCATCAACCTCGGCCAGATCAGCGAGTTCTCACTGGTCATCGTCACCCTGGGGGCCGGCTACGGCCACGTCAGCCGCGACGTCGCCTCGCTCGTGCTCTACACGCTCCTGCTGACCTCCGTGCTCTCGACGTACACGATCCTCTTCAACCACGGGCTGGCCACCCTGCTGACGCAGGTGCTGGCCGGGCTCGGCATCCCCCCCTGGCTCGCCCAGCGCCGGAGTCCGGAGGAGGCAGCATCGTCGCTGCCACGGAAAGGGGGCGCCGGCGACATCTTCTTCCTGGGGGTCTCGCGGGAGGGCCTCGCCTTCCTCCGGCACCTCGAGCGTGAGCGGCCGGCCATGAAAGACCGGATCGTGGCCGTAGACTTCAACCCCGAGACACTGGAGCAACTGCGGGCCGACGGCGTCGAGTGCCACTACGGCGACATCAGCAATGCCGAGACGCTCCGCCACGCCGGGATCGAGCGGGCGGGCGTGGTCGTGTCCAGCATCTCGGACTGGCTGCTGCGGGGCACCGACAACCTGCGCCTGCTCCGACAGGTGCGGAGGCTGGTCCCGGGGGCGCGCGTGATCGTTACCGCCGACACCCTGGCGGCCGCCGAGCGGCTCTATACGGAGGGGGCGGACTACGTCCTCATCCCGCCCGCGTTGGCCGCCGAGCACCTCTACGACCTGCTCCTCCACGGCTCGGCCGAGAGCCTGGCGGCGGCACGGCGGCAGCAGGCCGACTCCCTCCTGGCCCCCCGCGGCGCCGCCCCTGACGCCCCGGACGGCGACCGCCAGCGCTGAGCGAGAGCCGCGAGTCGAGGGGCACGACTCATGACCGTCCCCAAGGTCTCGAACCGCCCCCCACTGCGACGCGCTTTGCAGGGGGGCGATCGTCGTAAATGACCGGGCCCCCCCGGCGCTCGGATCGACCCTGCGCTCGACGTCCCGCGGCCTTGGCGATTTCGGCGTCCACCTCGGCGCCGATGAGCAGCACGAGCCCGGTGAAATAGAGCCAGAGCATCAGGACAATCGCCCCGCCGATCGAGCCATACGTGACGTTGTAGTCAGCGAAGCGCGCGACGTAGAGGCGAAGCCCCGCAGACACCAGCAGCCACCCGGCGATGGCGACGACAGACCCTGGTGTCACCCAGTACCATCGCCGCCTCGCGACTGGGGCCAGGTGGTACACGAGACCGACGCCGATCAGGGCCAGGGCCCCCGCGGCCGGCCAGCGGAGCGCGTTCCACGTCACGGTGAAGAGCGGGCCCAGGCCGGCCATCCGGGCCAGCCCCTCGGCGATCTCGGGCCCCAGCACCAGCAGGATCAGCGCTGTCAGGATGAACGCCGCGAAGACGATGGTGAGGACGACGGCCATGAACCGCTGGTGCCACCACGGGCGCGGGTCGGCCATATCGTAGGCCGCGTTGAGCGCGGTCATCATGGAGCCCATTCCACTCGACGCCGCCCAGAGGGCGGCCACTGCCCCTACTGAGAGAAGCCCCCCGTGGGCGCCGCGCAACACCTCGGCGAACGTGCGGGCGAGCACCGAGGCGGCGTCGTCCGGCAGCGAGCTGGTCAGGTACTCGATCAGAGACTCCATGAGCCGCTCGTGCGGGATGAGCCCGACCAGCGCGGCCAGGAAGATCAGCATCGGGAAGAGGGCGAAGACGAAGTAATAGGACAGCGCGGCCGCGCGGTCGACCAGCTCGTCCTCGCCGATCTCGTTCCACACGCGCCTTGCCAGCTCACGGACCGTCAGGCCTCCGAGCCGCCAGGGCGAGATCGGCATCGTGCCGGCGTCAGCGGCGCCCACGCCGCACCTCGCGCTCGAATCCCGGCAAGATGGCCTTGAAGAAGGCGTTCTGGACCAGCCGGACCACGACCTCCCAGGTGCTGGCGCGCGGGTTCTGGACCTGGCCCGCGATCTCGGCCTTGGTGGCCACCTGGTCGCGGGGAGGGTTCTCGAGCAGCTTGGCCAGGCCTCCGACCAGCCGCTCGTAGACCTTTTGAAGCAGACGTTTCTCCCGATCCTGCTCGCGGTCGTATACGTCCAGGTTCCGAAAGAGGGGCTTGACGTAGCCGCTGATCTGATCGTTCTTGACGTGAAGCTCCGAGTAGAAGGAAAAGAGCCCAGCCACGACGTCGAACCGGCCGTGGGCCCGGAGCATATCGTTCATCGTCGGCATCTGGGTGTTCTCGATGCTGACGTTCAGGTCGAAGTCCGGCCCCGACAGCTCGGGCCGGAACGTGCCGGTGGCGACGGTGGCCCCGCTGCCCATGAACTTGCCGGTGAGGCGCGCCTGGCCCGTGCCCGCGGTGAAATGGTTGCTGACGTTCTCGACCTGCAGGTCGATGTCGGAGAGGAACGCGCGGTACTCGCGCCCGGAGGTTGCGTTCGTGAACCCGAGGTTGCCCTTCACGACCCGAAACCGGTCGATGCGGAGCTGGAGGTCCGGCCGGTTGGTGGCCTCCTCGGCCGTCCGGGCGGCCTTCTCGGTGCCGCGCTTGACCTGTTCGGCGGCCGGCGCGGAGTGGATGTAGTCACCCTCGATGTCGCGCAGGACCGCCTCGTGCAGGTGGACGGCCTTGATCTTCGGCGCGTACTCCAGATCGCCGCGTGCCGACAGCGTGCCCTTGCGCAGCGCGAGGTGGTAGCGGGCCAGGATCGGTTTGAAGTGGTCGAGCTCGATCCCCTCGAGCTGCACGACGGCCAGGATGCCCAGGTGGGGCTCGGCCAGGAAGTCCGCGCGCCCATCGAGCTTGATCCGCCCCGCGCCGAACGCGACGCCATGCAGCGTGAGCTCCGAGGGATAAACGCGGTCGCGCGACCGGATATTGCGGATGTTGGTGGCCAGGGCGTCGACCTGGGTCACCCGCAAGGGCTTGAACGGCCCTTCGTCCACGTAGGTGAACTCGCCCTCTCGCACCCTGAACTGGTTGATCTTCAGCGGGTACATCGCCTCCAGCGCGTCCTGCCAGCCGCGCTTGTCCACCGGGCGGTCGTCGGCGGCCTCGCGCCGGACATGGGTGAGGTCGACGTAGAAGGTGGGACGTACCATCTCGAAGTCGGCCACCAGGCGCCCTCGAATCAGAGCCCGCCAGTGGACCCCGGCGGTGATGCGCCCGATGCGGCTGACCGGGGGATCGGGATGGGCGTTCTGGGTGAGGAGGAGGTCCTCGAAGTCGATCGAGAACCCGAGCGGGTGAAAGTCCAGGCGACCGATGCGGACGGTGTAGCCGTCCAGCCGCTGGTTCATCTGATATTCGACGTGCCGCCGCAGGGGCTCGTCGATGAAGAAGCTCGCGACCACCGCGAGGACCACGATCGCCAGTACGATCGCCCCGGCCCACGCCAACCGTCTCCGCATACGGGCCTCCGCCGCGGTTACTCTGCTACTCGCTCCCATTCGAACAGAGGGCTGAGCCGGGCCAGGGCCAGCGCCCGTCCTCCGCTTGGGATCGCAGCGCCAGGGAGCTGAGCGTGATAATGCCAACGACGCGGTCTTCGTCGTCGACGACGGGCAGCCGGCCGACCTGGCACGCCGCCATGACCTGCATCGCGTGATGAACGTCCCAGGTGGGGCGGGCACAGACGACATCCCTCGTCGCGTACTCGGCGACCCGACTCGAGGGGTGTACGCCTTCCGCCAGCGCCCTGACCACGAGATCGCGGTCGGTGATGACACCGACGAGCGTCCCCGCCTCGACCACGGGCAAGATACCTACGTTGCTCTTCCGCATCTGCTCGGCCGCCTCCATCAACGTGGTCGACGAATCGATGGCGACGACATCCCCGACCATGAGGTCCTGGACCTCGCGGCGTGCCGAGCGCCGGCTCAGCGCCCAGGAAGTCACGATCATGGAGGCCGAGAGAAGGGCGAGCGCCGCAGTCCAGATCGTCTCGGCCTTCGACGAGGTTATGCGCTGTAAGGTGGGTTTGGCCGCGCGGCGGCCGCCGTCGGCGATCCGCATTTTCTCAACGAGGGGTCGTACGATTCTCTCGAGCGCCCCAACCGCCATGGCGATCCTCCTGTCTCCTGGCTGCGCTCCAAACGCGCACCATGCATGCAACATCCAGGCCTTTGACCGATGTGGAGGCGCCCGCCCTCGTCCTCGAGCTGCCGCAGAGCAATTGTTACGCGGGACCGTCCCCGGGGGTGAGACCGAACGTACTGGCCCGACGATTGCGAGGTCTGTTCGGCGTGATGAGGTTTGCGGGCCGAAGGAAGCGCGGGGCTGTGGCGTCGAGCCTCCTGCTCGCGCTGCTGGTGGCGGCGCCGGCAGGGGGGCCGTGTCAGACTCAACCGGCTGACGACAGCTCCCAAGCACGTCCTCTCCAGCACGGCGCCCAGCCGAATCCCCAGGACGTCCGTCCGGGGTCGGCCGACGGCGATCAACCTTCGGCGAGTGCGGGTCGTCTCGTCCGCCAGGAAAAGGCTCGCCGCATCCTGGGCCTCCCGGTCGATACCGCCATTCTGCTCGGCGCGGTCCTGCTGGTGCTCGTTGTGGTCGGCGGCGTCCTCGGTCTCGGCGCTCGCCGTCACCCCCGCGTACCCAACGACGTCGGCGGACGTTAGCATCGGCGCGCCGAGCGCGGGTCGGGCCACGACGCACAGGAGTGTCATGAACGAAAAGCGACGCCCGGGGAGCAGCAGCGAGCCCGGCAAGCTCGGGCGCGAGCGACCGCAGTCGGGCGGCCAGCAGCAACTAACCCCGATCCGAAATTCTTTTGGCGAGGAATGTGCGGAAACGCGGCGTCGGTAGCGGCCGTGGCCAGCGTGGGTACGTGCGCACCCACGTCCTCGTATAGAGACGCTGGCTGCGGTCGAACCATCTCCTGAACACCGCCCATGTTCGCGGCCATGTGCCGCTTTCACCTGCGAGCTTATTTCGGATCGGGGCTAAGTCACGGCGACAGAGGCGTCGTCATGTCACTTTGAATCTCGGCCTGGCTCAGCGCTCGGTTGTAGATCCGGACCTCGTCGATGCGCCCCTGGAAGTACTCGCCCCAGATGCCGTTGCCGCCGATGCGGAGGGGGCTGGTGGTCGCCACGATGGCCCCGCTCTGCGCCCGGCTTGCCACTTGGGCCCCGTTCACGTACAGGCGCAGGGTTGCGCCATCATAGGTGGCCGCCAGATGAGTCCAGACATTGGCGGTCAGGCGCGCGCCTCCTTTGAGCTGCTGCTCCACACCCCCGATCCTGATCCCCATCGCCGGTTGGTCGGCGCTGAGGCTGCTGGCATGCAAGAAGTACGCGATGACCGGGCTCGTTCCCTCCTTGGCGACGACCGTTCTCCACGCCGTGGGGCTCACCGTGGGATACACCCAGGCCTCGAGGGTCATCCCGGTGGTGAGGTCCAACGAGGCGGCGTCAGTCACCGTGACCCAGTCATTGACGCCATCGAAGGACAGCGCCGCGCCATAGCGTCCCAGCGGCGTCCAGGTGGCGCCTGAGATGACGCCGTTGTTGGCGTTGCCCGAGCCATCGCTGACGGTCGTTCCGGCCCCCGCGTTGAACGAGTAGGCCGCGACGAGCCCGTTG contains these protein-coding regions:
- a CDS encoding cation:proton antiporter; translated protein: MSQDLLLAIGVSIIAAALFALLARGARQPLILGYILGGAVLGPHLGLGVITDEASIELISEMGLLLLLFIIGLEISVPSLAQAGRTIMVSGLLQFPICAGLAWWLVGSTVAARTRGPFDGLYLAIALSLSSTLIVVKLLSDKLEIGTFAGRVTLGILLFQDLWAIGFLALQPSLRSLEPVPLLGSLGAGVGLVATCGVLSRLVLPRLFRSVARSHELLLITSIAWCFLVAGTAGSLGLSKEMGALIAGMVIAAFPYNTEVISRLGGVRDFFVTLFFVALGMKIPVPSRWLLLLAGATALFVVLSRFAAIFPLFALLRRDTRTAGVVSINLGQISEFSLVIVTLGAGYGHVSRDVASLVLYTLLLTSVLSTYTILFNHGLATLLTQVLAGLGIPPWLAQRRSPEEAASSLPRKGGAGDIFFLGVSREGLAFLRHLERERPAMKDRIVAVDFNPETLEQLRADGVECHYGDISNAETLRHAGIERAGVVVSSISDWLLRGTDNLRLLRQVRRLVPGARVIVTADTLAAAERLYTEGADYVLIPPALAAEHLYDLLLHGSAESLAAARRQQADSLLAPRGAAPDAPDGDRQR
- a CDS encoding YihY/virulence factor BrkB family protein, with protein sequence MGAADAGTMPISPWRLGGLTVRELARRVWNEIGEDELVDRAAALSYYFVFALFPMLIFLAALVGLIPHERLMESLIEYLTSSLPDDAASVLARTFAEVLRGAHGGLLSVGAVAALWAASSGMGSMMTALNAAYDMADPRPWWHQRFMAVVLTIVFAAFILTALILLVLGPEIAEGLARMAGLGPLFTVTWNALRWPAAGALALIGVGLVYHLAPVARRRWYWVTPGSVVAIAGWLLVSAGLRLYVARFADYNVTYGSIGGAIVLMLWLYFTGLVLLIGAEVDAEIAKAAGRRAQGRSERRGGPVIYDDRPPAKRVAVGGGSRPWGRS
- a CDS encoding DUF748 domain-containing protein — its product is MRRRLAWAGAIVLAIVVLAVVASFFIDEPLRRHVEYQMNQRLDGYTVRIGRLDFHPLGFSIDFEDLLLTQNAHPDPPVSRIGRITAGVHWRALIRGRLVADFEMVRPTFYVDLTHVRREAADDRPVDKRGWQDALEAMYPLKINQFRVREGEFTYVDEGPFKPLRVTQVDALATNIRNIRSRDRVYPSELTLHGVAFGAGRIKLDGRADFLAEPHLGILAVVQLEGIELDHFKPILARYHLALRKGTLSARGDLEYAPKIKAVHLHEAVLRDIEGDYIHSAPAAEQVKRGTEKAARTAEEATNRPDLQLRIDRFRVVKGNLGFTNATSGREYRAFLSDIDLQVENVSNHFTAGTGQARLTGKFMGSGATVATGTFRPELSGPDFDLNVSIENTQMPTMNDMLRAHGRFDVVAGLFSFYSELHVKNDQISGYVKPLFRNLDVYDREQDREKRLLQKVYERLVGGLAKLLENPPRDQVATKAEIAGQVQNPRASTWEVVVRLVQNAFFKAILPGFEREVRRGRR
- a CDS encoding CBS domain-containing protein, which encodes MRIADGGRRAAKPTLQRITSSKAETIWTAALALLSASMIVTSWALSRRSARREVQDLMVGDVVAIDSSTTLMEAAEQMRKSNVGILPVVEAGTLVGVITDRDLVVRALAEGVHPSSRVAEYATRDVVCARPTWDVHHAMQVMAACQVGRLPVVDDEDRVVGIITLSSLALRSQAEDGRWPWPGSALCSNGSE